In Fructilactobacillus cliffordii, a single genomic region encodes these proteins:
- a CDS encoding MFS transporter gives MGVKARFTRIINILFCLQILHLTLFQFALFQSTFLVAQLIMELPAGIISDLVARRKIIVSGLMILSISPLIMVSAVLLAHPLLIILLSATLEGLGNALLSGSDTAYFFEALRTDHDLEFYDRIRGQVQLVTALVTGIATFVGGFLFNVNFILPYIAQTGCLLLTILLISSLPVEPKVRGKQNKTDFWQPLLVFRSMFTNKTILATFLLTGMITAVVNAIFSFMPQTVAKIGYSATANGLIFMLFSFVGGLVATQSYRLLNWKITRIMELIIVMIGIGFGLQLQSLPYLFLCGLGILYVTVDFLDPLVMTILNNWVRDCERATFLSGLTFLTTILTVFVNPLVSVLMTKLGVIAMLGIMAGFTSLAIITMIIIFKLAQPKK, from the coding sequence GTGGGAGTTAAAGCTCGTTTCACACGTATCATTAATATTTTGTTCTGTCTGCAAATTCTCCACTTAACCTTGTTTCAGTTTGCATTGTTTCAATCGACTTTTTTGGTTGCTCAACTAATCATGGAATTGCCAGCTGGGATTATCAGTGATTTAGTCGCTCGTCGTAAAATTATTGTAAGCGGGCTGATGATTCTGAGTATTTCTCCCTTAATCATGGTTAGCGCGGTTCTTTTGGCTCATCCGCTGTTAATTATTTTATTGTCAGCCACTCTTGAGGGACTAGGTAATGCACTTCTGAGTGGCTCTGACACTGCTTACTTTTTTGAAGCGTTACGGACAGATCATGATTTAGAATTTTATGATCGCATTCGGGGGCAAGTACAGTTAGTAACGGCACTCGTCACGGGAATAGCAACATTTGTGGGTGGATTTTTGTTTAATGTTAATTTTATCTTGCCTTACATAGCTCAGACTGGGTGCTTGTTATTGACTATCTTATTAATTAGTAGTCTTCCCGTTGAACCAAAAGTAAGGGGGAAGCAGAATAAAACCGATTTTTGGCAACCATTACTTGTTTTTCGTTCAATGTTTACTAATAAAACCATTCTGGCTACCTTTTTATTGACCGGAATGATTACAGCGGTCGTGAATGCCATTTTTAGTTTTATGCCGCAAACGGTCGCTAAAATTGGATATTCGGCAACGGCAAATGGACTGATTTTTATGCTGTTTAGTTTTGTAGGTGGGTTAGTTGCGACGCAATCTTATCGATTATTGAATTGGAAAATTACTCGAATTATGGAATTAATCATTGTGATGATTGGGATTGGCTTCGGACTGCAATTACAATCATTACCGTACTTGTTTCTTTGTGGTTTAGGAATTTTGTATGTTACAGTTGATTTTTTAGATCCACTTGTAATGACCATTTTGAATAATTGGGTTAGGGATTGTGAACGGGCCACTTTTCTTTCTGGTTTGACGTTTTTAACGACGATTTTAACCGTTTTCGTAAATCCTTTAGTTAGTGTACTAATGACTAAATTAGGGGTAATTGCAATGCTGGGAATTATGGCTGGCTTCACAAGTTTAGCGATTATAACGATGATTATCATCTTTAAATTAGCGCAACCTAAAAAATAA
- a CDS encoding DegV family protein, with translation MKTAIVTDSTCYLSKKEIKKYHIHIIPLELLFGATEYLENVDITSKDFYLKLAEASELPTTSQPATGKLIELYNQLADEGYENVITITLAGTISGFYNQIGNIANMVSNLRVIPFDSEITLGLMGDLAIYAAQLAAVDTDPDTIIAKLKEQRATIDELFVVDDLKNLVKGGRLSNASSFIGGLLNIKPILTFDKQTDEIVAFDKVRTMKRALKRVEQLFSEKTAQLDYPIKAFVLDANASQTGKQWMKHLKHEFPEVEFTQAEIGPVIGTHLGSGALALGWERNIHKLKD, from the coding sequence TTGAAAACCGCAATTGTAACTGATAGTACCTGCTATCTTTCTAAAAAGGAAATTAAGAAGTATCATATCCACATTATTCCACTTGAGCTTTTGTTTGGAGCAACTGAATACTTAGAAAATGTTGATATTACTAGCAAGGATTTTTATCTTAAGTTAGCGGAAGCATCAGAATTACCGACAACCTCTCAACCAGCCACGGGAAAACTAATTGAACTATACAATCAATTAGCAGATGAAGGCTATGAAAACGTTATCACAATTACGCTGGCTGGAACCATTTCTGGGTTTTATAATCAAATCGGTAACATTGCAAACATGGTGTCCAATCTACGTGTAATTCCATTTGATTCAGAAATTACGTTAGGATTAATGGGAGATTTAGCCATTTATGCGGCTCAATTAGCTGCTGTTGATACTGATCCGGATACAATTATTGCCAAATTGAAGGAACAACGAGCTACGATTGATGAATTGTTTGTGGTAGATGATCTAAAGAACTTAGTTAAAGGCGGTCGTTTATCAAACGCATCGTCATTTATTGGTGGATTATTGAACATCAAGCCAATTTTAACCTTTGATAAGCAAACTGATGAAATTGTGGCTTTTGATAAGGTTCGCACAATGAAGCGCGCTTTAAAACGAGTTGAGCAGTTATTTAGCGAAAAGACAGCTCAATTAGATTATCCGATCAAAGCATTCGTACTGGATGCTAACGCTAGTCAAACTGGAAAACAATGGATGAAGCACCTTAAGCACGAATTTCCAGAAGTAGAGTTTACGCAAGCAGAGATTGGCCCGGTTATCGGAACGCATTTAGGTTCAGGAGCGTTAGCGTTAGGCTGGGAACGAAATATTCATAAATTAAAAGATTAG
- a CDS encoding Rqc2 family fibronectin-binding protein, with translation MSFDGSFTHAMVNELQSELIGGRITKISEPYPNEIIITVRAQRQNYQVLLSANPTYARIQTTTIPFQNPPVPNNFTMTLRKHLQGSFINQIHQVDNDRIVHLHINTRNEIGDLEELVLVIEIMARHSNIMLVEAQNRNIIDVIKRIGPDKNRFRTILPGSKYVNPPQQDLLNPFQLSDFSVIEHLDHDFPNLEVLAGELRKHLQGLGIDTSFALAEALHQSGGSLQTKYTDFWQKFNHPSPVTTLTRQGKLGFAPFPFPPLQIEQHFTSLSTMLDQFYQTKVQRERVREQGAQLIQITRNELKKNRKKIKRLEKDETDAANADQYRVKGEVLMTYLHQVKPGMNQISLPNFYDNNQPIEINLKVELSPSANAQWYFKQFQKKKNAGQYIQQQIQNAQAEIDYFENIESQIELANPENLDDIKTELQQSGYLKRQTGRQNKKVQVSQPEKFMATDGTVILVGKNNLQNDKLTLKTADKRETWLHTQNIHGSHVIIRSFDPSEQTILEAANLAAYFSKARASANVPVDYDLVKRVKKPNGAKPGLVHYTGQKTVYVTPNQELVEQLRRNAKK, from the coding sequence ATGTCATTTGATGGTTCCTTTACCCACGCAATGGTTAACGAATTACAATCTGAGTTAATTGGAGGCCGGATTACTAAAATTAGTGAACCATATCCTAATGAAATTATCATAACGGTTAGAGCTCAACGACAAAATTATCAGGTATTATTATCTGCTAATCCTACCTATGCTCGCATTCAAACTACCACGATTCCCTTTCAAAATCCCCCAGTTCCCAATAACTTTACAATGACATTACGCAAACATCTCCAAGGTAGTTTTATTAATCAGATTCACCAGGTTGATAACGATCGGATTGTCCATCTCCACATTAATACCCGCAATGAAATTGGAGACTTGGAGGAACTAGTGCTGGTCATTGAAATCATGGCTCGGCATAGTAATATTATGCTGGTCGAAGCCCAAAATCGAAACATTATTGACGTCATCAAACGGATTGGCCCCGACAAAAATCGATTCCGCACTATTTTACCTGGTTCAAAATACGTAAATCCACCCCAACAAGATTTATTAAATCCGTTTCAGTTATCTGACTTTAGTGTAATTGAACACCTTGATCATGATTTTCCCAACTTAGAAGTCCTAGCCGGTGAATTACGGAAGCATTTACAGGGATTGGGAATTGATACTTCGTTTGCTCTTGCAGAGGCTCTGCATCAATCTGGAGGAAGTCTGCAAACCAAGTATACTGATTTTTGGCAAAAATTTAATCACCCTTCACCCGTAACGACCCTCACTAGACAGGGGAAACTAGGGTTTGCCCCTTTTCCCTTCCCTCCTTTACAAATTGAGCAACATTTTACCTCATTGAGCACAATGTTAGATCAATTCTACCAAACTAAGGTTCAAAGAGAACGGGTTCGAGAACAAGGCGCCCAATTAATTCAAATCACTAGAAATGAATTAAAGAAAAATCGCAAGAAAATTAAACGATTAGAAAAAGATGAAACGGATGCTGCTAACGCTGATCAATATCGGGTTAAAGGTGAAGTTTTAATGACCTACCTGCATCAAGTGAAACCCGGAATGAACCAAATTTCATTGCCTAACTTTTATGACAATAATCAACCGATTGAGATTAACTTAAAGGTTGAACTCTCCCCCTCCGCAAATGCCCAGTGGTACTTCAAACAGTTCCAAAAGAAAAAGAATGCTGGTCAATACATTCAGCAGCAAATTCAAAACGCTCAGGCCGAGATTGACTACTTTGAAAACATTGAGAGTCAAATTGAACTGGCTAATCCCGAAAATTTGGATGACATTAAAACCGAGCTCCAACAATCTGGCTATCTAAAACGCCAGACGGGACGCCAAAATAAAAAAGTTCAAGTTAGTCAACCAGAAAAGTTTATGGCAACCGATGGGACGGTCATTTTAGTCGGAAAAAATAACTTACAAAATGACAAGTTAACCCTCAAGACTGCTGACAAACGGGAAACCTGGCTGCACACGCAAAATATCCATGGTTCCCACGTAATTATTCGTTCATTTGATCCAAGCGAACAGACCATTCTAGAGGCCGCTAATTTAGCCGCTTATTTTTCTAAGGCCCGGGCTTCAGCGAATGTGCCCGTCGACTATGACTTAGTCAAACGAGTTAAAAAGCCCAATGGTGCCAAACCCGGATTGGTTCACTATACCGGTCAAAAAACCGTCTATGTCACTCCTAACCAAGAGCTAGTTGAACAACTTCGGCGTAATGCGAAAAAATAA
- a CDS encoding MarR family winged helix-turn-helix transcriptional regulator: MKNSLEALRDVSKIHQHQLQVITKAQNLTISEWQLLMAINGGSDTQEKLSHTMNLDTSTLSRQLKRLLVKEMIIKHAVGQDRRQLIYQLTHLGTDALKQINAAYDQLQQQIFAQWTEDESNLLKILLNRLATSIKRLNK; the protein is encoded by the coding sequence ATGAAAAATAGTTTAGAGGCATTGCGCGACGTTAGTAAAATTCATCAACACCAATTGCAGGTAATTACGAAGGCTCAAAATTTAACTATTTCGGAGTGGCAGTTGTTAATGGCAATTAACGGTGGGAGCGATACTCAAGAAAAGTTGTCACATACAATGAATCTAGATACTTCGACGCTTTCACGTCAGTTGAAACGCTTGTTAGTGAAAGAGATGATAATTAAACATGCCGTTGGTCAAGATCGGCGTCAGTTAATTTATCAATTAACACACTTGGGCACCGATGCATTAAAGCAGATTAACGCCGCTTATGACCAGCTTCAACAACAAATTTTTGCTCAATGGACTGAAGACGAATCGAACCTATTAAAAATCCTATTAAATCGATTAGCAACTAGTATTAAAAGATTGAATAAATGA